GTGAGGTCTGAAGCATCTTAGCTTATCCAATTCAATAATAGGGAAGAACTCATGCCAGAAGTAACGAAGCCTGCACACCAAACCGGTGATTTTCTTGTTGACTATGAAGAGAAAGTCTTTCCTGATGTGAAGGCGGAACCCGGTGAAAAAGCGTTAGTTACCTTTCATACGGTGGCGTTTGAGGGATCGATTGGCTTAGTTAATTTGCTACAAGCCACCCGCTTACTTCGGAAGGGGTTTGAAACGTCTGTGTTGCTCTATGGGCCAGGGGTAACGTTGGGTGTACAGCGCGGGTTTCCAAAGCTAGGCGACGAAGCTTTTCCTGGACATATGGCCATGAATAATCAGATC
This DNA window, taken from Candidatus Obscuribacterales bacterium, encodes the following:
- a CDS encoding MSMEG_0572/Sll0783 family nitrogen starvation response protein → MPEVTKPAHQTGDFLVDYEEKVFPDVKAEPGEKALVTFHTVAFEGSIGLVNLLQATRLLRKGFETSVLLYGPGVTLGVQRGFPKLGDEAFPGHMAMNNQIVKFMDEGGKVYACRFALQALYGHGEPSLIPGITPINPLDVLDIVLLHRKEGAFILDTWTM